The following are encoded together in the Candidatus Polarisedimenticolaceae bacterium genome:
- a CDS encoding acetate/propionate family kinase: protein MDDYALVLNAGSSSLKFCVYRRGEREGWKLEARGQIEGIGTSPRLTAKDGVGAVVATQALDDAVRDGRSALDALAAWLRSRYGGARVLGVGHRVVHGGARHAGPVVVTEKVVEELRELIPLAPLHQPYNLAAIEAVFDRLPGVPQVACFDTSFHRGQPAVAELVPLPAEIRDSGVQRYGFHGLSYEYIASALPEAAPEIAHGRVVVAHLGSGASLCALKDGRSVDSTLGFTALDGLCMGTRPGSLDPGVVLHLFQTLGLSAGDVEAILYKKSGLLGISGISNDMRDLIGSDDPRARLAVDYFVYRAAKEVGALAAVLGGIDGLVFTAGIGENSVELRRRIVDASTWLGLELDAGANAAGGPRITTPASRVSAWVIPTNEELMIARHTGRLLGLTGARSDR, encoded by the coding sequence ATGGACGACTACGCTCTCGTTCTCAACGCCGGCTCGTCGAGCCTCAAGTTCTGCGTCTACCGGCGGGGGGAGCGCGAGGGCTGGAAGCTCGAGGCCCGGGGGCAGATCGAGGGGATCGGCACCTCGCCGCGCCTGACGGCGAAGGACGGCGTCGGCGCCGTCGTCGCGACGCAGGCCCTCGACGACGCGGTCCGCGACGGGCGCAGCGCGCTCGACGCGCTCGCGGCGTGGCTGCGCTCGCGGTACGGCGGTGCGCGCGTGCTCGGGGTCGGACACCGCGTCGTCCACGGCGGCGCCCGGCACGCGGGGCCCGTCGTCGTCACGGAGAAGGTCGTGGAGGAGCTGCGGGAGCTGATCCCGCTGGCGCCGCTCCACCAGCCGTACAACCTTGCGGCGATCGAGGCGGTGTTCGATCGGCTTCCGGGCGTCCCGCAGGTGGCCTGCTTCGACACGAGCTTCCATCGCGGACAGCCGGCCGTCGCCGAGCTCGTTCCCCTGCCCGCGGAGATCCGCGACTCCGGCGTGCAGCGCTACGGTTTCCACGGACTGTCGTACGAATACATCGCGTCGGCGCTCCCGGAGGCGGCCCCGGAGATCGCGCACGGGCGCGTCGTCGTCGCGCATCTCGGGAGCGGTGCCAGCCTGTGCGCGCTGAAGGACGGCCGGAGCGTCGACAGCACGCTCGGCTTCACCGCGCTCGACGGGCTTTGCATGGGGACGCGACCGGGTTCCCTCGACCCCGGCGTGGTGCTGCACCTGTTCCAGACCCTCGGGCTGTCCGCCGGAGACGTGGAGGCGATCCTCTACAAGAAGTCCGGGCTGCTGGGGATCTCGGGGATCAGCAACGACATGCGCGACCTGATCGGAAGCGACGACCCGCGCGCCCGCCTCGCCGTGGATTACTTCGTCTACCGGGCCGCGAAGGAGGTCGGCGCGCTCGCCGCCGTTCTCGGCGGGATCGACGGACTCGTCTTCACCGCCGGCATCGGCGAGAACTCGGTCGAGCTGCGTCGCCGCATCGTCGACGCCTCGACATGGCTCGGCCTCGAGCTCGACGCCGGCGCGAACGCGGCGGGCGGACCGAGGATCACCACGCCCGCGAGCCGCGTGTCGGCCTGGGTGATCCCCACCAACGAGGAACTGATGATCGCCCGGCATACCGGGCGGCTGCTGGGACTGACCGGAGCGAGGAGCGACCGATGA